A segment of the Bacillota bacterium genome:
GCGGTAGACTTCCACCGGCGCGTCCACCTGTGCGAGACGGCCGGCAAACATCACCGCCACCCGATCCGCCAGGACCATGGCTTCCGCCTGGTCGTGCGTGACGTATACTGTCGTTATGCGGACACTCTTCTGCAGGGAGCGGATGTAGAACCGCATTTCCTCCCTGAGCTTGGCATCCAGGTTAGCCAGGGGCTCGTCCAGAAGCAGGAGAGAAGGCGAAACTACCAGGGCCCGGGCCAGGGCAACGCGCTGCTGCTGGCCGCCGCTGAGCTGGCGGGGGTACCGTCTTTCCACCCCACTCAGTCCCACGCGTTCGAGCACCTCGAACACGCGGCGATCTGTTTCTGCCTTCGAGTGTCGGCGCAGCCGGAGACCGAAGGCGATGTTCTCGTACACCGTCATGTGGGGGAACAGCGCATAATTCTGGAACACCATACCGATGTTCCGCTGGTCAGGAGGGAGCATGGTGACCCTTCTGTCCCCGAAGAAAACGTCGCCCTCGTCCGGCAGTTCAAACCCTGAGATGCACCGGAGCGTGGTCGTTTTGCCGCACCCGCTTGGCCCAAGCAGGGCCAGCAACTCCCCGTCACCCACGGACAGGTCGAGGCTGTCCATTGCCGTAATAATGCCGAACCGCTTCGTCAGCCCGACCAGCCGTAGCTCCGCCACTGGCCTCACCCTCCCACCAGACCCCGGCCTACCGGGTGAATTCCTTGTTCCACTTTTCGGTGAGGGACTGCTTCTCCCGGTTCACCCACTCCCAATCCCAGGTGAGGATGGTGCT
Coding sequences within it:
- a CDS encoding ABC transporter ATP-binding protein: MAELRLVGLTKRFGIITAMDSLDLSVGDGELLALLGPSGCGKTTTLRCISGFELPDEGDVFFGDRRVTMLPPDQRNIGMVFQNYALFPHMTVYENIAFGLRLRRHSKAETDRRVFEVLERVGLSGVERRYPRQLSGGQQQRVALARALVVSPSLLLLDEPLANLDAKLREEMRFYIRSLQKSVRITTVYVTHDQAEAMVLADRVAVMFAGRLAQVDAPVEVYRHPASAEVAQFIGLANFLTGTVREVLQAGCRVETSVGLVECAESRGLAVGDRVVLTVRPEALSLHRAGSAGRAVPGRNVMRGVVREGAFLGNTVDYRVEVGDGSVLRVQGSPVEILELGAEVDLSFSPSSAWLIPA